A genome region from Gouania willdenowi chromosome 9, fGouWil2.1, whole genome shotgun sequence includes the following:
- the LOC114469832 gene encoding torsin-1A-like: MHCGYCSPLWLNAWYLLSLHTECKTPNVAVVRGSLSANNMITFLFVLILFVASPVMCVFQRLYCSIADNCDCDFKANIRDLEWDLFKNVFGQHLAQEVVSEEVSRFLQNKSPDRPLVLSFHGSSGTGKTLISSMVANHLYGSAMSSPYIHQFIPTLHFPSAQHVPHYREELKKWVQGNLTQCARSVFIFDEMEKMPLGLIDVLEPLLGPSYVVFSTNYRKAIYIFISTTGEEVINKVTLENRQSGGEREDINLLELEDGIALEVYNSNTSGFFHSTIVHQKLITRFVPFLPLSRCHVARCTHLQLLQRGVFNRRDVVDAVAAEMIYSPVQGRFFSTTGCKAVPAKINLHL, encoded by the exons ATGCATTGTGGGTATTGTAGTCCTTTGTGGCTCAACGCTTGGTATCTGTTGTCGCTTCATACTGAGTGTAAAACTCCAAACGTGGCGGTGGTGAGAGGAAGTTTATCTGCTAACAACATGATTACCTTCCTATTCGTACTCATCCTGTTCGTTGCTAGTccagtaatgtgtgtttttcagagaTTATACTGCTCTATAGCAGATAACTGCGACTGTGACTTCAAAGCGAACATTCGAG ACTTGGAGTGggatctttttaaaaatgtctttggacaACATTTGGCTCAGGAAGTTGTGTCAGAGGAGGTTTCCAGGTttcttcagaataaaagtccggACCGACCGTtggtgttgtcatttcatggaTCCTCCGGGACAGGAAAGACCCTGATCAGCTCTATGGTAGCCAATCACCTGTATGGATCAGCCATGAGCAGCCCATACATCCATCAGTTTATTCCTACGCTGCACTTCCCTTCAGCTCAGCACGTTCCCCACTACAGG GAGGAGCTGAAGAAGTGGGTTCAGGGGAACCTCACACAATGTGCTCGTTCTGTTTTCATCTTTGATGAGATGGAGAAGATGCCTCTAGGTCTCATTGATGTCCTGGAGCCCCTCCTCGGACCCTCTTATGTTGTGTTTAGCACAAACTACAGAAAAGCCATCTACATATTTATcag CACCACAGGAGAAGAAGTGATTAACAAAGTGACTCTGGAGAACAGACAGTCTGGAGGAGAGAGGGAGGATATTAACCTGTTAGAGCTGGAGGATGGAATCGCTCTGGAAGTTTACAACAGTAACACTA GTGGTTTCTTCCACTCAACAATCGTCCATCAGAAGCTGATCACACGTTTCGTTCCTTTCCTCCCTCTGAGTCGCTGTCACGTAGCGCGCTGCACACACCTCCAGCTGCTGCAGAGAGGAGTGTTTAACCGTAGAGACGTAGTGGACGCAGTCGCAGCTGAAATGATCTACAGTCCAGTCCAGGGGAGGTTCTTCTCCACCACAGGATGTAAGGCTGTTCCTGCTAAGATCAACCTCCATCTATGA
- the LOC114469774 gene encoding SH2 domain-containing protein 3C-like yields the protein MTSSPSFSTHSDPIDPQPSPSRSPSYLDPFLSEADESCYTEVYPSIHSYVERLHTHLQSISVDSLTTNVCLSPLVQTVSAFKPTTYHSALMPWENKALEISILQRVKDLLDEVDPRTAAKHITKADCKVARILEVSPEEQSMMGVSSGMELLTLPHGHQLRQNLLERFETMSILLAVHLLGSTGSHEERASLLHKIIQIAAELKSNMGNMFGFAAVMRALDLPQVSRLKQTWMTLRQRHTEGAVLYETTLRPYMKSMSIGKESSSLSNTTVPHVVPLLTLLETSSAVGEETEMDVEMDVEMDVEMDVVMFHLGAGRTIAQLGCIFQSNAENKLQGFQEDPEVLELFLTDFQMRLLWGYKGAEKNQAQRYAKYNQVLNALSNKLEPATGSH from the exons ATGACGTCGTCTCCGTCCTTCTCCACACACTCAGACCCTATAGACCCCCAACCCTCCCCCAGTAGATCTCCATCCTATCTGGACCCGTTCCTGTCAGAAGCAGATGAAAGCTGCTACACAGAAGTGTACCCCAGTATTCACAGCTATGTGGAGAGACTTCACACACACCTACAGTCCATCAGTGTGGACTCACTGACCACTAACGTGTGTTTATCACCACTGGTTCAGACTGTGTCTGCTTTCAAACCAACAACCTACCACTCAGCACTAATGCCCTGGGAGAACAAGGCTCTAGAGATTAGCATCTTACAACGAGTTAAAGATCTGCTGGATGAAGTGGACCCCAGAACAGCAGCCAAACACATCACTAAAGCTGACTGTAAG GTGGCCAGAATACTGGAGGTTAGTCCAGAGGAGCAAAGCATGATGGGAGTTAGTTCAGGAATGGAACTGCTTACTTTGCCCCATGGTCATCAACTGAGACAGAACCTTCTAGAAAG GTTTGAAACCATGTCTATTCTTCTGGCTGTTCACCTGCTGGGATCCACTGGATCACATGAGGAGAGAGCGTCTCTGCTTCATAAAATCATTCAGATTGCTGCTGAACTAAAGAGCAACATGGGAAACATGTTTGGTTTTGCTGCTGTGATGAGAGCTTTGGATCTGCCTCAG GTGTCACGTTTGAAGCAGACCTGGATGACTTTACGTCAGCGACACACAGAGGGGGCAGTTCTATATGAAACAACTCTCAGGCCATATATGAAGAGCATGAGTATTGGAAAAG AAAGCTCGTCTCTGTCCAACACCACTGTTCCCCACGTTGTGCCTCTTCTAACTCTCCTGGAGACAAGCTCAGCAGTGGGTGAGGAGACGGAGATGGATGTAGAGATGGATGTAGAGATGGATGTAGAGATGGATGTGGTCATGTTCCACCTGGGGGCAGGGAGGACCATCGCTCAGTTAGGATGTATCTTTCAATCCAACGCTGAGAACAAACTACAAG GTTTCCAGGAGGATCCAGAAGTCCTGGAGCTTTTCCTCACAGACTTCCAGATGAGGTTACTGTGGGGTTATAAAGGCGCTGAGAAGAACCAAGCTCAGCGCTATGCTAAATATAACCAGGTTCTAAATGCTCTGTCCAACAAACTGGAGCCTGCTACTGGTTCCCATTGA